In one Streptomyces sp. T12 genomic region, the following are encoded:
- a CDS encoding RNA polymerase sigma factor, protein MLELERARAREARFNALARAVAEPLHRYLLRRADTDAVDDILAETMLVLWRRLEDVPGLGKGPVTDPDSVLPWCYGVARGCLSNARRAEGRRLRLVERLTRTAPPPKPGEAEHPELHAALGTLGALDREVVLLWAWEGLTPREIAEVTGLTANAVSIRLHRAKKKLAALLDRKNDDKAGHEMGEGRSNR, encoded by the coding sequence ATGCTGGAGCTGGAACGTGCCCGGGCCCGAGAAGCCCGCTTCAATGCGCTGGCGCGCGCGGTGGCAGAGCCGCTGCACCGATATCTGCTGCGCCGGGCGGACACCGACGCGGTAGACGACATCCTCGCGGAGACGATGCTCGTGCTCTGGCGCCGCCTCGAGGACGTGCCCGGGCTCGGGAAGGGCCCCGTGACCGACCCCGACAGCGTGCTGCCCTGGTGTTACGGCGTCGCACGCGGCTGCCTGTCCAACGCCCGCCGGGCGGAAGGGCGCAGGCTCCGGCTCGTGGAACGGCTGACCCGTACCGCACCGCCGCCAAAGCCCGGGGAAGCCGAGCACCCCGAACTGCACGCCGCACTCGGCACACTCGGCGCCCTGGACCGTGAGGTGGTGCTGCTCTGGGCATGGGAGGGGCTGACCCCGCGCGAGATAGCGGAAGTGACAGGACTGACCGCCAACGCCGTCAGCATCCGCCTGCACAGGGCAAAGAAGAAACTCGCCGCTCTGCTTGACCGAAAGAATGACGACAAGGCCGGACATGAGATGGGTGAAGGAAGGAGCAACCGGTGA
- a CDS encoding TetR/AcrR family transcriptional regulator has product MTTEVKPNTRERLLEAAATLTYRDGVGIGVEALCKAAGVSKRSLYQLFESKDELLAASLRERASAFAAGLLPAADDGRSPRERILHVFDQLEEQAGTPDFQGCRYLAAQIELKDQSHPASQVAHRVKGNLTAFFRAEAERGGASHPDLLARQLSLVFDGASARAGIGADNLTGLVTPTVTTLLDAAGMH; this is encoded by the coding sequence ATGACCACCGAAGTGAAGCCAAATACCAGAGAGCGGCTGCTGGAGGCGGCGGCCACGCTCACCTACCGAGACGGTGTCGGCATCGGCGTCGAGGCGCTGTGCAAGGCGGCGGGGGTGTCGAAGCGTTCCCTGTACCAGCTGTTCGAGAGCAAGGACGAACTGCTGGCGGCGAGCCTGAGGGAGCGCGCCTCTGCCTTCGCGGCCGGGCTCCTGCCGGCGGCGGACGACGGCCGTTCACCCCGCGAGCGGATCCTGCACGTCTTCGACCAGCTGGAGGAGCAGGCGGGTACGCCCGACTTCCAAGGCTGTCGGTACCTGGCTGCTCAGATCGAGCTCAAAGACCAGAGTCACCCTGCGAGCCAGGTGGCCCACCGGGTCAAAGGGAATCTGACCGCCTTCTTCCGTGCCGAGGCCGAACGGGGCGGGGCAAGCCACCCCGACCTGCTGGCCCGGCAGCTCAGCCTGGTCTTCGACGGCGCCAGCGCCCGCGCGGGGATCGGAGCCGACAATCTGACAGGGCTCGTCACGCCCACCGTGACCACCCTGCTCGATGCGGCAGGCATGCACTGA
- a CDS encoding alpha/beta fold hydrolase, with amino-acid sequence MPSPEPRPTIHIPGTTSHTIAPRTGRHSREGTLRYLKAGTGAPVVLLHTVRTQAEHFRHLIPLISDQYTVYALDLPGMGYSEIVPGASYDEPAMRAGVKRLLTELDLHDVTLVGESMGAVLALTAAADLPERVRRVVAVNAYDFRGGIARSSLLARVVVGGVLTPGVGPVVAGVEPKAALRRILQGGLVDKTALREDYVDELLQVGSRPGYPTVARAVYQNLPSLIAARSRYPEVKAPVHLVYGEKDWSRPSDRQADKELLPAADFTQVPGAGHFIALERPDLLADLLNAVA; translated from the coding sequence ATGCCCAGCCCAGAGCCACGTCCCACGATTCACATTCCGGGGACCACCAGCCACACCATCGCCCCGCGCACAGGACGCCACAGCCGTGAGGGAACCCTGCGCTACCTCAAGGCGGGCACCGGTGCTCCCGTGGTCCTGCTGCACACCGTGCGCACCCAGGCCGAGCACTTCCGCCACCTCATCCCGCTGATCTCGGACCAGTACACCGTGTATGCCCTCGACCTGCCGGGGATGGGCTACTCCGAGATCGTGCCCGGCGCGTCGTACGACGAGCCGGCCATGCGCGCGGGCGTCAAGCGGCTCCTGACCGAACTCGACCTCCACGACGTGACGTTGGTGGGGGAGTCCATGGGGGCGGTGCTCGCCCTGACCGCCGCGGCCGACCTGCCCGAGCGGGTCCGGCGCGTCGTCGCGGTGAACGCGTACGACTTCCGCGGCGGTATCGCCCGGTCCAGTCTTCTCGCCCGTGTGGTGGTCGGCGGTGTCCTCACTCCGGGGGTGGGCCCGGTGGTCGCCGGGGTGGAGCCCAAGGCCGCCCTCCGCAGGATCCTGCAGGGCGGGCTGGTCGACAAGACCGCTCTGCGGGAGGACTACGTCGACGAGCTCCTCCAGGTGGGCAGCCGCCCCGGCTACCCGACCGTCGCCAGGGCCGTGTACCAGAACCTGCCCAGCCTCATCGCCGCCCGCTCGCGCTACCCCGAGGTCAAGGCACCCGTCCACCTCGTCTACGGGGAGAAGGACTGGTCGCGGCCGTCGGACCGGCAAGCCGACAAGGAACTGCTGCCGGCCGCCGATTTCACGCAGGTGCCGGGAGCAGGCCACTTCATCGCCTTGGAACGGCCCGACCTGCTGGCCGACCTGCTGAACGCGGTGGCGTGA
- a CDS encoding CocE/NonD family hydrolase yields the protein MAEIQIEFDVPAEMRDGTVLRADVYRPGGTGPWPVLLSRLPYGKQMALAIALLDPLAAARRGFMVILQDTRGRFASEGEWEPWTYEESDGYDTVRWAAALPGANGSVGMIGASYFGNTQWMAALSKPPELKAIAPMVTWSDPDDGLWTRGGAIELGITAPWSLMMGADALMRRHSTDPATLGGSLGRLVQDLDGLADGGYGELPAGRFPAFARHDLPELGYERSRREPDWARSSRVAGRHDEVDLPTFQVGGWYDIFAQGTLDNFTAMRRAGRSATLIMGPWSHANQQHVIGDVNFGFGANSAFMGMRGPLHGLQLDWFQRTIGDGEALEPDTGRVLLFVMGINQWREETEWPLSRAVDTDFHLRADGRLTQEPPAVAEQAEEFTYDPMDPVPTTGGALLMTDEFRPGPLDQRDVEAREDVLVFTTEPLAEDVEVTGRVRAVLFAATDAPSTDWVARLCDVDEHGVSRNVADGIVRVRAATPGEAAEHVVDLWSTSIVFRAGHRIRVQVTSSNFPRWDRNLNTGEPEENATTARVARQQVFHDPARPSRIVLPVVPPA from the coding sequence ATGGCAGAGATTCAGATCGAGTTCGATGTTCCGGCGGAGATGCGTGATGGCACGGTGCTGCGCGCGGATGTCTACCGGCCCGGGGGTACGGGGCCGTGGCCGGTGCTGCTGAGCCGACTGCCGTACGGCAAGCAGATGGCCCTGGCGATCGCCCTCCTCGATCCCCTGGCGGCGGCTCGGCGTGGCTTCATGGTGATCCTCCAGGACACCCGCGGCCGGTTCGCCTCCGAGGGGGAGTGGGAGCCCTGGACGTACGAGGAGAGCGACGGGTACGACACCGTACGGTGGGCCGCTGCCCTCCCCGGAGCGAACGGCTCCGTCGGCATGATCGGCGCCAGCTACTTCGGCAACACCCAGTGGATGGCGGCGCTGTCCAAGCCGCCGGAGCTGAAGGCGATCGCGCCGATGGTCACGTGGTCCGACCCGGACGACGGACTGTGGACGCGCGGCGGCGCGATCGAACTCGGCATCACCGCGCCCTGGTCCCTCATGATGGGCGCCGACGCGCTGATGCGCCGTCACAGCACCGACCCGGCCACGCTCGGCGGCAGCCTCGGCAGGCTCGTGCAGGATCTCGACGGCCTGGCCGACGGCGGCTACGGCGAACTGCCCGCCGGGCGGTTCCCCGCGTTCGCCCGGCACGACCTTCCCGAGCTGGGCTACGAGCGTTCCCGACGGGAGCCCGACTGGGCGCGTTCCTCCCGTGTCGCGGGCCGGCACGACGAGGTCGACCTGCCCACCTTCCAGGTCGGCGGCTGGTACGACATCTTCGCCCAGGGCACGCTCGACAACTTCACCGCCATGCGCCGCGCCGGCCGGTCCGCCACGCTGATCATGGGTCCGTGGAGTCACGCCAACCAGCAGCACGTCATCGGCGACGTCAACTTCGGGTTCGGCGCGAACTCCGCCTTCATGGGCATGCGCGGACCCCTGCACGGCCTCCAGCTCGACTGGTTCCAGCGTACGATCGGCGACGGTGAGGCGCTGGAGCCGGACACGGGCAGGGTGCTGCTGTTCGTCATGGGCATCAACCAGTGGCGCGAGGAGACGGAATGGCCCCTGTCGCGGGCCGTGGACACGGACTTCCACTTGCGCGCCGACGGACGCCTGACGCAGGAGCCGCCCGCTGTCGCCGAGCAGGCCGAGGAGTTCACCTACGACCCCATGGACCCGGTGCCCACCACCGGCGGCGCGTTGCTGATGACCGACGAGTTCCGTCCCGGGCCTCTCGACCAGAGGGACGTGGAGGCGCGCGAGGACGTCCTGGTCTTCACCACCGAACCCCTCGCCGAGGACGTCGAGGTGACCGGCCGCGTCCGAGCTGTGCTCTTCGCCGCTACGGACGCACCCTCGACCGACTGGGTGGCACGCCTGTGCGACGTAGACGAGCACGGTGTCTCCCGCAATGTGGCCGACGGCATTGTGCGGGTGCGTGCGGCGACACCGGGCGAGGCGGCCGAACACGTCGTGGACCTGTGGTCGACCAGCATCGTCTTCCGGGCGGGTCACCGGATACGGGTCCAGGTCACCTCCAGCAACTTCCCCCGCTGGGACCGCAACCTCAACACGGGCGAACCCGAGGAGAACGCGACCACGGCCCGAGTGGCCCGGCAGCAGGTCTTCCACGACCCCGCCCGGCCGTCCCGCATCGTCCTGCCCGTGGTGCCTCCAGCCTGA
- a CDS encoding nuclear transport factor 2 family protein — MHPFRKAVESGDLDAVAALLADDVVFTSPVTFKPYPGKAITAAILRGVLRVFEDFTYIREIANSDGRDHAFVFTATVAGKQLQGCDFLHFDDDGKIDEFTVMVRPLSAAQALGEAMGAQFEQIAREAAEQ, encoded by the coding sequence ATGCATCCCTTCCGCAAGGCCGTCGAGAGCGGCGACCTGGACGCCGTGGCCGCTCTGCTGGCCGACGACGTCGTCTTCACCAGCCCCGTCACCTTCAAGCCGTACCCGGGCAAGGCGATCACCGCGGCGATCCTGCGCGGCGTGCTCCGGGTCTTCGAGGACTTCACCTACATCCGTGAGATCGCCAATTCCGACGGCCGCGATCACGCCTTCGTCTTCACCGCCACTGTCGCCGGCAAGCAGCTCCAGGGATGCGACTTCCTGCACTTCGACGACGACGGGAAGATCGACGAGTTCACAGTGATGGTGCGCCCGCTCTCCGCCGCCCAGGCGCTCGGCGAGGCCATGGGCGCCCAGTTCGAGCAGATCGCCCGAGAGGCCGCCGAACAGTAA
- a CDS encoding PadR family transcriptional regulator translates to MALRNAVMAALLEGEASGYDLAKAFDATVANFWMSTPQQLYRELDRMEAEGLVTARVVEQKRRPNKRLFSLTEAGRKAVHAFTAEPLGKPAVIRDELLVKVQCLDAGDMEAVQTAITERMEWATAKLARYERLRQRLLDGRSEEAYFAEAERIGPYLTLLRGMSFERENLQWGDMALRRLEQRTAALRADG, encoded by the coding sequence ATGGCTTTGCGGAACGCGGTGATGGCCGCGCTGCTGGAGGGCGAGGCGTCCGGGTACGACCTCGCGAAGGCGTTCGACGCGACGGTGGCCAACTTCTGGATGTCGACGCCTCAGCAGCTCTACCGGGAGCTGGATCGCATGGAGGCCGAAGGGCTCGTCACGGCCCGCGTCGTCGAGCAGAAGCGCCGCCCCAACAAGCGACTGTTCTCCTTGACGGAGGCCGGGCGGAAGGCCGTCCACGCCTTCACCGCCGAGCCCTTGGGTAAACCGGCGGTGATCCGGGACGAGTTGCTTGTCAAGGTGCAGTGCCTGGACGCGGGCGACATGGAAGCGGTCCAGACCGCCATCACCGAGCGCATGGAGTGGGCCACCGCCAAGCTGGCCCGCTACGAGCGGCTCCGGCAGCGCCTGCTCGACGGGCGCTCTGAGGAGGCGTACTTCGCCGAGGCCGAGCGCATCGGCCCGTATCTCACCCTGCTGCGCGGGATGTCGTTCGAGCGGGAGAACCTCCAGTGGGGGGACATGGCGCTGCGCAGGCTCGAACAGCGCACGGCCGCGCTCCGGGCCGACGGCTGA
- a CDS encoding SGNH/GDSL hydrolase family protein, translating to MSSSGYLRYVALGDSHTEGLGDGDDVRGLRGWADRLAEQVARHSPGLLYANLAVRGRKAGQVRAEQLAPALAMRPDLATVVAGVNDALRPGCDLDEVAGHVEAMFAALTAQGATVATLMFPDVGRITPLARPIGHRVLALNARIREAADRHGVVVAETAAHAAATDPRLWSADRLHAGPLGHARIAAAAAQALGLPGSDDKWTLPLPAEGTDISVWRTAGAELRWAGTFLGPWIGRRLRGRSSGDGRQAKRPALLPVAASAGDTSPSV from the coding sequence GTGTCGAGCAGTGGGTATCTGCGCTATGTCGCCCTGGGTGACAGTCACACCGAGGGGCTCGGGGACGGCGACGACGTCCGTGGTCTTCGGGGCTGGGCGGACCGGCTCGCCGAGCAGGTCGCCCGCCACAGCCCCGGCCTGCTCTACGCCAACCTCGCGGTGCGCGGCCGTAAGGCCGGTCAGGTGCGCGCCGAGCAGCTGGCTCCGGCTCTCGCGATGCGGCCCGACCTCGCCACCGTGGTGGCTGGGGTCAACGATGCGTTGCGCCCGGGCTGCGACCTCGACGAGGTGGCAGGCCATGTTGAGGCGATGTTCGCCGCCCTCACGGCGCAGGGCGCCACCGTCGCGACCCTCATGTTTCCCGATGTCGGGCGTATCACGCCGTTGGCCCGCCCGATCGGTCACCGTGTTCTCGCACTCAACGCGCGCATCCGGGAGGCCGCCGACCGCCACGGCGTGGTGGTGGCGGAGACGGCCGCGCACGCGGCGGCGACCGATCCCCGGTTGTGGAGTGCTGACCGGCTGCACGCCGGCCCGCTGGGACACGCGCGCATCGCGGCTGCCGCGGCCCAGGCGCTCGGTCTGCCGGGCAGCGACGACAAGTGGACCCTTCCCCTTCCGGCCGAGGGGACAGACATCTCTGTCTGGAGGACCGCGGGTGCCGAACTACGCTGGGCCGGCACCTTCCTCGGCCCTTGGATCGGCCGCCGCCTGCGTGGCCGCTCCTCCGGCGACGGCCGCCAGGCCAAGCGGCCGGCGCTGCTTCCGGTGGCCGCGTCCGCTGGGGACACCTCCCCATCGGTGTGA
- a CDS encoding aldehyde dehydrogenase — protein MSVQRPHIEPGRLFIGGEWRDAESKERRDVIDPSTGRVVTTVAEADGSDLAAAVAAAREAFDTGPWPRTPGRERARVLHRVADLVRERADEIAAVESLDVGKPVSFSRGVDVETVAETYEYYSALAQSVDGATREIPLPSHAYTRREPIGVVGAITPFNFPLILSTSKFAPALAAGNTIVHKPADETPLSALLMAEILADAGVPAGVVNVVTGSGPVLGEALVRHPGVDKIAFTGSTRVGRLAASTAGEQLKPVTMELGGNAPHIVFEDADVGKAIGAIIKAFVFNTGQFCMGGPRLLVHRSLYDTTMGILADAVPAVPVGDPFDPATVVGPMAGERHVENVEGFVKAAVEDGGRIVVGGERLELNGGYYFKPTVIAGLDNDARTVQEEIFGPVLTVQPFDTEEEAIALANSTPYGLAAGLQTSDLARAHRVAARLDAGIVWVNDWAMLDPAVPFGGVKQSGYGRESGPEALQAYTRTKSVVISLA, from the coding sequence ATGAGCGTGCAGCGACCGCACATCGAACCGGGCAGGCTGTTCATCGGCGGAGAGTGGCGGGACGCGGAGTCCAAGGAGCGGCGCGACGTCATCGACCCGTCCACCGGCAGAGTCGTCACCACGGTCGCGGAGGCCGACGGCAGCGATCTCGCCGCCGCGGTGGCCGCAGCACGCGAGGCCTTCGACACGGGGCCGTGGCCCCGGACGCCGGGCCGCGAGCGCGCCCGGGTGCTGCACCGGGTGGCCGATCTGGTGCGCGAACGGGCGGACGAGATCGCCGCCGTGGAGAGCCTCGACGTCGGCAAGCCCGTCTCGTTCAGCCGGGGGGTGGACGTGGAGACCGTGGCCGAGACGTACGAGTACTACTCGGCGCTGGCGCAGTCGGTCGACGGGGCCACGCGAGAGATCCCCCTCCCCTCCCACGCCTACACCCGCAGGGAGCCCATCGGCGTGGTGGGAGCGATCACCCCGTTCAACTTCCCGTTGATCCTCAGCACGTCGAAGTTCGCCCCCGCCCTGGCGGCCGGCAACACCATCGTCCACAAACCGGCCGACGAGACCCCCCTCAGCGCGCTGCTGATGGCGGAGATCCTCGCCGACGCCGGCGTTCCCGCGGGAGTGGTGAACGTCGTCACCGGCAGCGGCCCCGTCCTGGGTGAGGCACTGGTGCGTCACCCGGGCGTCGACAAGATCGCCTTCACCGGGTCGACGAGGGTCGGCCGCCTGGCGGCGAGCACGGCCGGCGAGCAACTCAAGCCCGTCACCATGGAGTTGGGTGGCAACGCGCCGCACATCGTCTTCGAGGACGCCGACGTCGGGAAGGCGATCGGCGCGATCATCAAGGCCTTCGTCTTCAACACCGGACAGTTCTGTATGGGCGGACCCCGGCTGCTGGTCCACCGGTCCCTGTACGACACCACGATGGGCATCCTCGCCGACGCGGTTCCGGCGGTCCCCGTCGGCGACCCCTTCGACCCGGCCACCGTCGTCGGGCCGATGGCCGGCGAGCGGCACGTGGAGAACGTCGAGGGCTTCGTGAAAGCGGCCGTCGAGGACGGCGGCCGCATCGTCGTCGGCGGTGAGCGCTTGGAACTCAACGGCGGTTACTACTTCAAGCCCACCGTCATCGCCGGCCTGGACAACGACGCCCGCACCGTCCAGGAGGAGATCTTCGGCCCGGTGCTGACGGTTCAGCCCTTCGACACCGAGGAAGAGGCGATCGCGCTGGCGAACAGCACGCCGTACGGACTCGCCGCCGGTCTGCAGACGTCCGACCTGGCGCGCGCCCATCGGGTCGCCGCGCGACTGGACGCCGGCATCGTCTGGGTCAACGACTGGGCCATGCTCGATCCCGCCGTGCCCTTCGGCGGCGTCAAGCAGTCCGGCTACGGACGCGAATCCGGGCCGGAGGCGCTGCAGGCGTACACGAGGACCAAGTCGGTCGTTATTTCCCTCGCCTGA
- a CDS encoding superoxide dismutase has translation MTSSLARRQLLGAGIALGATALIGGTAQAAPGTARSWPGEFSLPNGWGPEGVAIGSAPYAYFGSIATGGVYRVNLASGKGKVVHRGLGRMTVGLKVDSWGRLFLAGGSSAELRVVDAHSGALLANHVVAGENSFVNDVLLTHDAAWFTESFSAQLFKLPLGRQGSIGAPESLTLSGDWVQSGFTSNGISLTPDGSALLVTNAAADGGSLMRVNPHTGVARKVDLGDTTLPSGDGLVLIGRTLYVVQPNPNQVDVIRLNRSGTRGTAIGVIRDDRFDLPTTAAAYQGRLYLPNSRFTTPDRDENTPYNAVSVPLV, from the coding sequence ATGACAAGTTCTCTCGCACGCAGGCAGCTTCTCGGCGCGGGCATCGCCCTGGGAGCGACGGCCCTGATCGGTGGTACGGCACAGGCCGCCCCGGGCACCGCCAGATCCTGGCCCGGGGAGTTCTCGCTGCCCAACGGCTGGGGGCCGGAGGGAGTCGCGATCGGCTCCGCGCCGTACGCCTACTTCGGATCGATCGCCACCGGCGGCGTGTACCGGGTGAACCTCGCGAGCGGCAAGGGCAAGGTCGTCCACCGCGGCCTGGGGCGCATGACGGTCGGCCTGAAGGTCGACTCCTGGGGGCGGCTGTTCCTGGCAGGCGGCAGCAGTGCCGAACTGCGGGTCGTCGACGCCCACAGTGGTGCGCTGCTCGCCAACCACGTCGTCGCCGGAGAGAACAGTTTCGTCAACGACGTCCTGCTCACCCACGACGCCGCCTGGTTCACCGAGTCGTTCAGCGCACAGCTCTTCAAGCTGCCGCTGGGCAGGCAGGGCAGCATCGGGGCCCCGGAGAGCCTCACGCTGAGCGGTGACTGGGTGCAGTCCGGTTTCACGTCCAACGGCATCTCGCTCACGCCCGACGGCAGCGCCCTGCTCGTCACCAACGCGGCCGCGGACGGCGGTTCGCTGATGCGCGTCAACCCCCACACCGGCGTGGCCCGCAAGGTCGACCTGGGTGACACGACGCTGCCCAGCGGCGACGGGCTGGTGCTCATCGGCCGCACTCTCTACGTGGTCCAGCCCAACCCCAACCAGGTGGACGTGATCCGGCTCAACCGGTCGGGTACAAGGGGCACTGCGATCGGAGTGATCAGGGACGACCGCTTCGACCTGCCCACCACGGCCGCCGCCTACCAGGGTCGGCTGTACCTCCCCAACTCCCGCTTCACCACCCCGGACCGGGATGAGAACACCCCTTACAACGCAGTGTCCGTGCCGTTGGTGTGA
- a CDS encoding aldehyde dehydrogenase family protein, protein MSERIPTAPAETWAAPVRTGLLIGGRTVETDDWTAVHNPAAPEQIVGHAAAATVEQARAAVAAADAAFPSWAAMPARRRAEIIGQALTLLDGSEADRAALMTRENGKISLESQIEMSVFVARIRAAIDLVDSLDQVRHLDGPPLTSHIHRLPMGVVTVIVPFNWPIAILGASLPYALLAGNTAVVKPPPTVPLAMVRTLELFAAGLPAGVLNVVTGSNDAVAPLLTDPRVRKIVFTGSTAAGKNIMAAAAQNLASVTLELGGNDPAIVLDDAVLDQEHIGRLVQGAFLTSGQVCMAVKRLYVHRSRYDELVDALATALDTQRVGPGTYPASTMGPLNSAAQRDKVTAMLTEAADAGAEIRELGTLAPGAASSGGHFLRPALVLDPDPGLRIVTEEQFGPALPILPFDDVDSVLDQVNNDWSGLCSSVWSADPARAAGLAERLRTGTTWINHANAVACDDRAPFGGFRQSGIGREMGPDGLLSFTEAHTITTHG, encoded by the coding sequence ATGTCCGAAAGAATCCCCACAGCACCGGCGGAGACCTGGGCGGCGCCGGTCCGGACGGGACTGCTCATCGGCGGCAGGACCGTCGAGACCGACGATTGGACAGCCGTCCACAACCCGGCGGCCCCTGAGCAGATCGTCGGTCACGCCGCCGCAGCCACCGTCGAGCAGGCCCGGGCGGCCGTAGCCGCCGCGGACGCGGCGTTCCCGAGCTGGGCGGCGATGCCCGCGCGCCGGCGAGCGGAGATCATCGGCCAGGCGCTCACCCTCCTCGACGGCAGTGAGGCCGACCGGGCAGCGCTGATGACCCGCGAGAACGGCAAGATCTCCCTCGAGAGCCAGATCGAGATGAGCGTCTTCGTCGCCCGCATCCGGGCGGCCATCGACCTGGTCGACTCCCTCGACCAGGTAAGGCACCTCGACGGCCCGCCGCTGACCTCGCACATCCACCGGCTCCCCATGGGCGTGGTCACCGTCATCGTCCCGTTCAACTGGCCGATCGCGATCCTCGGCGCGAGCCTGCCGTACGCGCTGCTTGCCGGGAACACCGCCGTGGTCAAGCCTCCGCCCACCGTGCCGCTGGCCATGGTGCGCACCCTGGAACTGTTCGCGGCGGGACTCCCCGCCGGCGTCCTGAACGTCGTGACCGGCAGCAACGACGCGGTCGCCCCGCTGCTCACCGACCCCCGCGTCCGCAAGATCGTGTTCACCGGAAGCACGGCCGCCGGCAAGAACATCATGGCCGCCGCCGCGCAGAACCTCGCCTCGGTGACCCTCGAACTCGGCGGCAACGACCCCGCGATCGTCCTCGATGACGCCGTACTCGATCAGGAGCACATCGGACGGCTCGTCCAGGGCGCGTTCCTGACGAGCGGCCAGGTCTGCATGGCCGTCAAACGGCTGTACGTCCACCGCTCCCGCTACGACGAACTCGTCGACGCGCTCGCCACTGCCCTCGACACCCAACGCGTGGGCCCGGGAACCTACCCCGCCTCGACCATGGGCCCGCTCAACAGCGCCGCCCAGCGCGACAAGGTGACCGCCATGCTGACCGAGGCGGCCGACGCCGGAGCCGAGATCCGCGAACTGGGCACCCTGGCCCCAGGCGCCGCCTCCTCAGGAGGACACTTCCTGCGCCCCGCCCTCGTCCTCGATCCCGACCCGGGCCTGAGAATCGTCACCGAGGAACAGTTCGGCCCCGCCCTGCCGATCCTGCCCTTCGACGACGTCGACTCCGTACTGGACCAGGTCAACAACGACTGGTCGGGACTGTGCTCCTCGGTCTGGAGCGCCGACCCCGCCCGCGCGGCGGGCCTCGCGGAACGGCTGCGCACCGGCACCACCTGGATCAACCACGCCAACGCCGTCGCATGCGACGACCGAGCCCCCTTCGGCGGCTTCCGCCAGAGCGGCATCGGACGCGAGATGGGCCCGGACGGCCTGCTCTCCTTCACCGAAGCGCACACCATCACGACGCACGGATAG
- a CDS encoding SDR family NAD(P)-dependent oxidoreductase, translating to MLDGKVAIVTGAGRGLGRAYARALAAAGAAVVVNDLDADVAAETVDVITDAGGTAVAHVGAVGGAEFADGLVRRAVDEFGRLDVMITNAGALRDRTLRNTTDDDFDLVVTSHLRGTFTCGRAAAARFREQGEGGRLILVGSPAGQRASFGQTAYSASKGAIVAMTRTWAVELAKIDVTVNAIVPTALTRMVATMPRIGDLVAKVDAGEPVPEALRRQGLGSPDDVAPMIVYLASKESAHVTGQAIAAGGDRIALWTHPGEVEERFGQGGWTAESVAELFSHAYADRLQDFMPTPLDLEAFEEA from the coding sequence ATGCTCGACGGCAAAGTCGCCATTGTCACAGGTGCGGGCCGAGGCCTGGGAAGGGCCTACGCCCGCGCGCTGGCGGCGGCGGGCGCCGCCGTCGTCGTGAACGACCTGGACGCCGACGTGGCCGCGGAGACGGTCGACGTCATCACGGACGCGGGTGGAACAGCCGTCGCCCATGTCGGCGCGGTCGGCGGTGCCGAGTTCGCCGACGGGCTGGTCCGGCGCGCGGTCGACGAGTTCGGCCGGCTCGATGTGATGATCACCAACGCCGGTGCGCTGCGCGACAGGACCCTGCGCAACACCACCGACGACGACTTCGACCTCGTCGTCACCAGCCATCTGCGCGGTACGTTCACCTGCGGCCGCGCGGCGGCGGCCCGTTTCCGTGAACAGGGAGAGGGCGGTCGGCTCATCCTGGTGGGATCACCGGCGGGGCAGCGCGCGAGCTTCGGCCAGACCGCCTACTCGGCATCCAAAGGCGCGATCGTCGCGATGACGCGCACCTGGGCCGTCGAACTCGCGAAGATCGACGTCACGGTCAACGCCATCGTGCCGACCGCGCTGACGCGCATGGTGGCGACCATGCCCCGGATAGGTGACCTCGTGGCGAAGGTCGACGCGGGGGAGCCTGTACCCGAGGCCCTCCGGCGGCAGGGTCTCGGTTCGCCGGACGACGTGGCGCCGATGATCGTGTATCTGGCGTCGAAGGAGTCGGCCCACGTCACCGGACAGGCCATCGCCGCTGGGGGCGACCGGATCGCCCTGTGGACGCACCCCGGTGAGGTCGAGGAGCGGTTCGGGCAGGGCGGCTGGACCGCCGAGTCGGTCGCCGAACTCTTCTCCCATGCCTATGCCGACCGGCTCCAGGACTTCATGCCCACGCCCCTCGACCTGGAGGCCTTCGAGGAGGCGTGA